GATTTGGTTCACTAACACATCTAATTTGTTTCCTTCAGGAAAAATATTTGAGTGCCATATGTCAGATGGTATTCCAAAAGTTTCCAGACTTTGTGCAAAGATGCAAAGATGAAGCATTTGAGGCTTTGTCAGATCCAGTGTACAGTGGAAAAATGAAGGTACGGCTTAGCAAAGAAGGCTCCCTGCTCCATTATTCACGCTCATTCAATGTGAggtaacatgtttgtttttctttcaggtttTGCAGAAGCTCCTCAAATATTATCTGCAAAAGCGAGATAAAGtacttcttttctctctctcaaccaAGGTGagagctgtgtatgtgtgcgccTTGTGTGtattaaaatcacaaaatctTGCATTTTAGACTTTGCACATGTGATATTTTATGTGAAAGTTGGATAAGCACCAAGGCAAGAACGGTTCCAGGACCAAAATGATTTGCTGctcacagtgatgtcatccagaagggaattttatttaatatctgAGCTGGAGCACACTTAACAGTTTGACTCGTGTTGATTAAATACAACAGCAGAGGCATTTTGATAAACACTTTGGTTTGCAGAGACACGGTTTTTCTCATGACATAGACTAAGAAGTAAGTCTTGAGTTTTTAGAAGTGTGAGGGTGAGTAGTGTTTCAAAGATAATTAGACTTTGCAGAGTCAAATAGTTGCACTTGAGAAACATGATAATACTAGGAGGTTATATTTTCATGGtctatgttttgcttttttaaggATTGGAGTCCATAAGTAGCAAGGCTCAGCCTTATCCCTGTAGTACATCTCTAAATATACAATCCAGGAGATATTTATCACTTTTTTGTTCTATCTGTTTTATCTGCGATGTGAAGATGAGCACATTCTCATTCTCATCACATTCATTGTTCACATTGATTGGTGTGCTTGAAACCATTCACATGTTTTTTTACCTTGCAGTTGTTAGATGTGCTGGAACACTACTGTATGGCAGAGGGGCTGGACTACCGTCGACTGGATGGAACCACCAAATCCAAAGAGAGAGTCCAGATTGTGAAAGAATTCAACAGATCCTCTCACATTAACCTCTGCCTGGTTTCAACCATGTTAGTGGAACgattaaaagataaaaagagaTGTAGTTCATTAAGccttatagttttttttttttttttttttaatctaaattaaATATCTTGAAGCCGTATTAGTGGAGGGATATTAATAATGTACCCGTCAACGTTATTTCTGTCTCAGCATGTgtttttcaataaatgtttattttagcaCTGCTAATATAACTGAGCCTTTGTTTTGACAGGGCGGGTGGTCTTGGTCTTAACTTTGTAGGGGCCAATGTGGTTGTGCTGTTTGACCCCACCTGGAACCCAGCAAACGACCTCCAAGCTATTGACAGGTAAACTCTGGGCCTTCTCTTGACAAACTTTATGATTTTAAACACACTTATACGGCATTACAGATGTTTAACTGGAACTCAGTACCTTGTTGAACTTTACAACATTTTTTGCTGACTGATGTAACGTAAATGCTTTGTAGCACCAGTTTATATgcgttgtgtatgtgtgtgcgcgcgtgtgtgtgtgcgcctttcCCTCTCTTCAGGGCTTATCGAATTGGCCAATGCAGAGATGTTACTATTCTCCGGCTGATTTCATTGGGCACCATTGAGGAGATTATCTACCTCAGACAAGTTTACAAACAGGTAGCAGACATGATTTACTCTTGTGGATGACTGAACTTTATATGCTGCACATACTGCAAATACATATGCCATAACAGATGAACATACAGATGAGCTTAAGTCTGTCTATGGATAACAAATGAGGGGGCTTATGACCTGAGGAGTGTCGATTAAGATGCACAAATCACATGCAATAATAACAGAAAACTACACAAGTGTGAAAaatctttgatatttttctaATATCTACTACATGTAGACACTGATCAGCAGATTTTAATGTCTTCACACCAAGGGCCGATTCCACATgctatcaataataataaatgtggGCAAGATAGTTTCATTTTCCAATTGACAGTTGGTCTCttattttgatatttccaaAACATCATGTCCATACATgtcctctgcctctgtttttcagCAATTGCAGTGCTCGGTTTTTGGTAAAGAGTGCTCCCGGCGCTACTTTGAGGCAGTGCAGGGGCACAGTGTCCATAAGGGGGAGCTATTCGGGATCAAAAACCTCTTCCATCTGCAGACCCAAGGAACTTGTCTCACCCGCAAGATAGTTGAGGTGGAATAGCTCACACGCCTTTTACGCCCACTGACTCAGTTCTCTGTGAGATGAGGAGTCTGGTCTTCTGTTGATGATTTTTGACAGCACTGAATTgattttgtaaaagaaaaagtaatgtctgtgtgtgtttttcagcgAGAAGGACGAATGGAGGCTGGTGTAATGACAAGCAGCACCCACACagatgaagagaaggaggagaacaGGAAAGGAGTTAGCGTGAGTAACTCTGATGTTCTCAGAGACCCGGAACATAGGGCACATGTCATTCCCATCCCTCACTCCTTCTTCTTTCCCAGGCTGCCCACTCATCCTCCCTTTCCCATGTGAAACAGGGGACACCTCAAACAAGGACCTTCCTGCCTGTCAGTCAACCAACCCACAATATCTCATCTAACTCTCATTTAACCTTTCCTATGATTCTTCATGTTATTCCCTGTAAGGGGtttattccaaaatgaaatatgcCCCATTTAGGAGAAATAACGGCTCTCATTATGTGGAAACAGGAGTAATTATACCAGTTTGACTTTTTCTTAAGAATTAATGGCCACCTATACTCCCACCACCCACCACTAGGACCCCCACTGCCTCCAATATCTGTTATAGCCCAACAGATATTAGTTGCCACACATTAAGCTGTTAAGATGCCTGTAAAAATGTGCAGTCTCCTCACAGCAGCTGTGGTCAGCTTGCTTTCAGGAAGTTACAATTGTTTGACGAGgtggaaaactgaagaaaatgatCAATGGAAATGTCAGACGTCTCCTTCATGGTATGCACTTGTAAATAGTTGCagtaatttcatgtttcatttttgtgtcttgCCATAACTAGCTCCTCAGCAGCAAGTCCAAAATACTGAGCCTTCGTTAGTTATAAccagatttttattattatttttttgggacAGTTTTGTGTTCCATTGTAACAAAGTGAACTGAACCAGATCGCAGTACCTCTTCTCTCTTAAGTGTGACAGTTTTTACTGCCTTCCAAGCACGTTTATATTAAACAGTTTAGAAAAATGTCAGTGAAGTAGATTTTTGGTAGAGGCCCATCATAAGACTTTGGCTAGAAGCAAAATGTTTTGTACTTCTTATATACGTTTGTATGAAAATTAGAGGATGAGATTCTCTTTGTCTGCTTCTCACGTTCTTGCTGATGCAATGCGAAACAGCTGGGGGTGCGGGGGATGGTATCTACTTGGCAAATTTAGTGAAATTAGAATCGCTGTTGGTGGCTGCATCCATAAAAGCCCATTTATGGAACTCCAGGAAATGTTATGACCCCTATGTTTTCTTCATATTACATCATGATGGAGGGCATGTGTCACGCTGATGTTTATTATGATTTATTGTTGCAAACATCTGTTTTATATTACACAATGAAATGTCTTATGGGCTGGCCGCTAAAAAGATGGCATGAACAAGGGAAGTGAAGAATGTGCAGCCTTTTGGTGTAATTGCATACAGCCCACACTGCACTGTGTTGTACTGTGTTGTATTTTGTATGTAAGTCTGTCACTACTGTTctaatgctgtttgttttgactGTTTTATTGAAGGAACCTGGACACTCTGCACCCACAGCTGGTCTTTCACCAAATGATGAACCTATCAAAGAGACAAGGAATCCTTCAAACGTCTGCAAAGGTGTACTAGACTTCAGCAGTGGGAGTGAAGGGGATGAAGATGAGCATAAGTTGAAGAGGAAGGCGAAGGTGAATGACATCACGGCAGGGAATGGTCCTGGCCAGATGAGTCTCCTTCAGCACGGTTTCTCCACATTCCTTGAAAGGGTCAAAGAGACAGCAGTGTCAGGAGAAGAGGATGATAGTCCGAATACAGGAGAAAGCCACTTTGACACAGATGCTGAGGATCATGGGAAATTAAGAAAGACTGAGTGTACCTCCACTGGAGACATCAACAAGAGCTCCAGCGAAGTGACTGAAGCAGTGTGTCTCCCAAAATTGGGAACAAAAGCTTTGGACGTCTGCAGTGCTTCAGACAGAGAGGGCCAAAGGAATGGAAGTGGGGGCAGACAAGGGGGGGCTTTTCAGTCAAAAGAGAGGACTGATAAGTTCTCAAGAGACAAAAAGTCCAACAAGTTTAAAACTGCAGCTCCAACAATACACTGCTTTGAGGGTTACTCTGATGAATCTGAGGATTTTGACCTAGAAGAAAGCAAAAGTGTGCTGAAGAAGGGCACATTACATCCACCCAGTacaggaaaagacagagagagaggaactcTTGATTCTAACAGAAAGAGGCAAAGTCTTAGTGTTAGGGACAAGGCCAGGGCTAAATATACTGAAGCCATTGAGGCGTACACATCTTCAGAGGATGAATGCGCTCCTGTTAAGAAAGCAAGATCTTCAGGAAGTCACCTTACATCTTTACAGACCCAACAATCTAGACATGACATGCcaaaagatggagaaagagtGGCAACAaaagacaggacagagagacagaaaagagacgGAGGGACGCCGAAAGCAGTTATATTTACAaatctgaaaagtgaaacatctCCAACACCCAAAGGAAACAAGCAGCAAGGAAAGGAAGGATCAATAGATAGTTTACTAGGTCAGATTTTATACTTTGTACTCATAACCATCAAATGTAATGAATTCAGTTTCACCATGAATGATGTATACTTCTGTTTATAGGAGGCGTTCAGGAAGTGGTGTCTGTCCACTCAAACCACCGTGTGGTGGGTGGAAGTAAAGCTGAGGATCTGATCAGTATAGCTGCCATGAGGGATGTGTTTGAACGCAAGATGTACTCTCAGCTGCCAGCCAATCACCTTTTAGGCACCCAGGAGGTAACATCCAGTTCTTTGATTCTTCAGGCAGATGATATTGTGATTGTATCTGCCACAGATTCCAGAATTTTACCTCAACAGTGTTTGCAAGTGAAAGGTTCAGTTTGCCAAAGGTAAAAATTTATTGgaaatatatacataatttttttGCTACGTGAGTTTTGCTGATTTGAAAAGAGTTTGAGATGGCATAAAGCTTTGGCAGAACAGACCCAAACCACTGCTTCagtgtttaaaaagaaactcACTCCTTTGTGCCTTTGCCAGAGTCTGTCAGAAAGCCCCCCAGACGAGACCGTCAGGGTGGAGAGGCCCAGTGTGGCCCATCCAGTCAGCTTCACCAGCAAGAGTGTGCACCGCACCAGGCACAGCACCATCATCATCGGAGAGACGCCCCACGCTATACGCAGGTACTGAAAACGTTTCACCAACAAAGAGACAACATAAAGGAggaatgtgtatatatatataatttatttattttttttttttaaggaggtATATCAAAGGAAAATGGCCATAGGTAGGAGAActtttgacaaaaaagaaagaaaatgtatggCTAGCAAGCAGAAGAGTAGTAAAAAGTGGATTAgtggggagggaaggaaagaagggaagAATTCCTGGCAGTATAGGGAAGTAGGCCAAAACTCACCACAGATATAGTGTTTAGCGCCCCCACCTGGGCCTCACAAattgtgtatgtgagtgtgctTCAAGAGAGACCACCTCTGAGCTTTTCCTTCCACCTATTTCCCAGCATCGTGCTGAAGATTACTCAGTTATGTTCATACCCACAGAGTGCAGCAGTTTTCCCCTCTACAACCACAGAACCTCCTGAGACTAACCAAAAATGATCGCCCGAGGACTtccaaacccacacacacacacacacacacacacacacacacacacacgcacacacgtccTAACAAGCATTTACATTCGCGTACAGACACTCAGTACTCTAACACACACCTCTGTCTGCATCACCTCCACCCCCTGCTTTTCCaaacacgtatacacagacacacagacacctttGTGGCTCCAATCTTACTCCCCAAGGGGACCACTGTATCTCTGCCCAGAGGCTCACCAGGAAGTCAAAATACACACTACTTATATTGATATCCCCTCAATTAACCTCGCTGTTTAATGATGTAAATCCACATGCACATCGTTCTTTTACTgccattacttttatttattgtttttccagTGAAAGCCACAAATGGTAATAACACCATCATAATGATGCTGTACCAGCAGTGACTTTGAAGTATTTCTGTCCCTGAGTCTGGTTAGACCAAAGTCTTAATGACTGCCTTGGAGCTCAGGAAAAACACCTCATACTGCATGTCTGTCTGGATATGGGAATGAATATGTGGAGAGCTATTCATACGTTGTGCCTGATGAACTCACAGGACATCTGATTAATAATATGGGCTCTCCTGGCTTTTTAAATACCTTATACATGTTATTTAAATTACCTTACACAGGCACAAAATGTGGCAAGGTCCAGTCACAGGCTAACTGTACATCTGTGAATAGGATGTTAATTCACATTACATTAGCAGAACACAcgagttattaaaaaaaaaaaaaaaaaaatgtcatttgtctttgtgtgtttgtgtgtagacAGCAACTGGAGGAAATGGCAGAAAAATTCCAATTTCGCTCAGTTCATCAGTTTGTCACTGAGATTCTGAAAAGCAGCTCAACCCAGAGACTCGCCTGGCTGCGACAGTATTACACGTCACTGAACCACCCTGGCCTGGCTAACGCAGTCACAAAGAACTTCCCACAGTCTGATTCAAGGCAGATCACTTTAGCTGCTACCTCCTCGAGATCCACCGTTAAAGCTGCCACAaagtctcacacacagactggaaCTCCACAAAAGGATGTGCCAAAAGCCGCAAAGAAACCGAATTGCAGTCTGAAGAATCTACAAAATGATGTTCCAGAACCCCCAACAAGTCCTGAAAACCCACTAAATGATGTTCGAGAGCcccagaaaaagcaaaagatcTCACAAAAGAATGTTGGAGAACCTGTAAGTGATGGTCCATGCACTGActcagaggagcaggaggagacgCTCCGCACTGCCAGAGGGCACAGGAGGACAAAGAGGGATAGTGTTTCTACGCCTGGAGctggctgcagtgctgctggtGGTCTTGGGTCGAGGAAGACTGCTGCCTGCCTTAGCCGCGCAGACAGAGAGACCCTTTCTTCCCCTGACCTCAGCCATGGCAGATCCGCCATGTTATCTAAACCCACAGCACAGGGAAGGGAGCGAGAGCAGAAATCAGCTTCCAGGACAAAACACACCTTTAATGGGAATGGAGAATCTTGTCAGACCCCTCCTGCTCCTCAACAGACTCCTTCTACCTCAAGTAATCGCTCCTTCCTCAAAGATCTGATAGGAGACACCTCAATCCTTGACGATTTGTTCAAACCTAAACCCAAGAGGGTACAACAGAGGAGCACCCCAAAAACACCTCCGATTTCAGTGTCGGCAAACACAGGTCCAACCACACCTTCATCTGAAATCACCCCCTATACTGACTCCACCCCAGAAGGCCTGCTGGGTTCTCTGTCCGGTCTAAGCTCACACACACCATCTACACTCCAGGTCAACACACAAGTGCAACCATCAAAGGGTGGTTGCAAAGACTTCTGGGACATCCTGAATGAAGGTAATGAGGAGCGTATCAACAGATTAACAGACCCGGCAGAAGTGCAGCGAGTTTGTGTGAACACCAACCTTTCAGCTAGAAATAGATCCAGAGAGGACACAAAGAATCTCTGGAAAGCTAATGAGAAGTTCCTATGGAGGAAATAATACAGAAGAGACTGCTATTATTTTAGAACTTTTACATTGTTTTatgatgtattttttaattttcctatTTGAAAGTTGCTGGATTAGACAGAATGTTATCTCTGCGCATCTGTATATAtttatggcattttttttttaaccaaacatTTTCCTTATTGCTACGTTTTTCACATAAAAcgcatgaaaaaaatgaaatttgataGTATAGTTCTGCAAGTATGGATTATTTTAATGAGTTATTTATGAACTGCTTTGCTTCTGATCAACAGTTCAAGACCccaaaatatttggatttttataaagtaaaaggaaaaagaacatttcagaAGCTGGAACCATGCTTGTTGCCACATTCACTTAAACCcaacatcagatttatttaggTTTATTGTCTCTCCATCAGCTGTTTATTTCAGCTGCAACGCTCTATAAAAACATCAAGTTCAATGTCTTTGTTCAATCTGTTGCTGCGCCTGGCATGATGTTAAGTGGATGATATGCCAGAATCGGCCCGCTGTAGCTCTGAGCCATTATGGTTATCTGATACTGTGACTGCCACCCCACAAACGTTGGTGGCCCGCCGGTGATATCACTTAAAAACTCCTTAATTGCTGTTAAGTCTCCATCACTCTGAACCCCTCGCTGCCTCCCACTAACCCTTGAGAGTGTGCATATTGTGTCGATGATGTGGGTCCTCCGCGCAGTAATCTGATAGTCTGTGGCTCTGCTCAGTTGCAAAGTGAACGCCCCTCAGAGTGGGAGCTGCTGTGCTATTCGTGAAATAACAATAAGCAATCGAAGCTGGTGGAGTTGAGGGAGCATGGTGGTGAGCAATATACCCACCCGTGCTTTCACACCATCATCAAACCTTATAGATATTCATACTGAGATATCGAATTTATACTTTAATAAGCTCTctgaaaatgatcattttgGCCTGTGAGTGCATTTGTCTGCTGAAAGCCACAGATGTGTTTGACCTCTTTCAACTGCTGcgctgaaataaataaaagagagggGCACTCTGGAATTGGTCTGCTTTCTTTCACAGCAATGAGAAAGTGCTGATAGCTATCAATAAACAAGAGCAAGAACTACGTGCACTTCAGCAGATCACACAGCTTGGTAAATAGTATGCGTGTGCGTTTAAACCTTTTGAGTGGTAGATCCTGTGTGTCTCCCCACGcacccacccacacatacatatgGAGGCCACACATGTCACACCTGTTCAAATTGCAGGCGGAGCAGAATAACAAATCCTTTCTCCTATTCCAAACCCttccctctctgcttttctctttctttcacccACAAGCGAGCTTTGCAGATCCATATCTGCCGTTCTGTAGTTGTAGTCGGGTTCAAGTGAGATAGCAGAGAGGCTTAACTGGCAATATAAAGACTTGCCATATGACTGACAGTGGTTGGAGGCTAATGGAGGCCAACTAACATGGCTCAGTGGCAAACAAAGCTCTCTTATCCTTAATGCTAACCACAGGATTCCAGCAAGCATCtgaagtgagagagacagcCTCCAAGAATGATCAGTGACAGTGTCTCAACTCAGGATGACGATATCTCTGTATTTAGTTTTATCACATGCCATGTGGTGTTGTTTCCTACGCGTAGAATGAGATGATGATAAATGTCACCAAAGTTCTCCCATTAGGTGTCTTTTCTTTATGTGTCAGTGGCAGGGTGATGCATCTGTTTATATTTCCTGCAGCTACAACCTGTAATAAAGCCACACAGGCAGTAAAACTGAGAGGCAGCTGAAAAGGCCCCGTTCCTGCAGGTTTATTTGCAGAAGTCAGACTGTGACTctgagtttgatttgatttgtaaaaagCTGTGAATGGGTGTTGACCCGTGCTGACCTCCAAGCTCAGGTTTCCACACACTCGCTCCGCAATGTGTTGGGGAAGGTCTGCAAACTGTCAGAGATTAGTGGAAATGCATTCATCATTAAAGAGCACATTCTTTAAACGTAGCAATAAGGTCCATATCTATAACATTCAGTGTCAGGAGCAaaatcagaaaagagaaaaacaatcgACCGTCTTTGTGACATTGCAGGTTGGTTGTAATGGGCTTGTGTGAGATATTGACGCTGTGATCCTTTTACCCCAATCTTTCATCTGCGCTAATCGTTCAGTTATCTCTTTGTGTataaccacaaaacaaacactgttttaTGCCCAAATGACTGTTTTGCTCTTATTACAATATTTGGGTTGTATGTATGCGTGTATCATTTTGAGATTTTCCTGGACTATCCATCCACGCTCATCTGATATTGTGCAACTATGCTGAGCTGTGGCATAAGCTGCAGAGTGATACAATGGATCAGGGCAATATGTCTCATACAAAACTTGGCTTATATTTTCAAAAGACCAGAGTTgatatttaattcattcatttccctGTTGTCTGCCCACTCAAGTGAGGTGTGGTTGGAGGCTAAAGTTCCTTATTGCACTGTATTTGCCAAGCTACTCTCACTATTGAGTGATCCAATCACATATGAGGTTTGATTTAAACCCCTCATGTACTCATACCCTGCACAGCGTGCACATATTCCCTATTCCTCAGACATttgattcaattcaattaaattctCTTCCACTGTGACTTCAAAGGGGCCATTTGTGGGTTTTCTCTACTGCTGCTTTGGGTGTCTTGCTGGGGGTGGATAGTTGTTGTGGTATTTACAAAGAAAACCGAGTTATAATACTCCCTCTGAGCagcattttttaattcttcactTAATCATTGTTGGGCAGTCCTTTATCTGGACAGTGTGTCCTCCTTAACTCACAGCAGCTAGATGaccacaaaacaagaaaagcatCCACATTGCCAAGTCTTGACTTTTGCACAGAAGTGTGTGAGGCCACCTTTccaaaaaatgattttgtggtgtagtaatatttattaggttaactgtcacaatatttactttctATTTGTCAGTATCAGTGAGAACTGGAATTATTCAAGTAAAACTAtatatgttattattatatatgcAATAAGAGtaggttttactattta
The nucleotide sequence above comes from Echeneis naucrates chromosome 9, fEcheNa1.1, whole genome shotgun sequence. Encoded proteins:
- the ercc6l2 gene encoding DNA excision repair protein ERCC-6-like 2 isoform X1, translating into MDSPSAAGKATWHDGDRCLAPNPRDGILQEAKIQRLTSTVHSTETTAWVIFTDHNNDEEEEEEVAVPISKLVRADLNCFTQEKPLFPNSIPDRRLCVPLRLSDVNEDKVPYTINRYLRDYQREGIRFIYSNYIRASGCILGDDMGLGKTVQVIGFLAAMLHKTGTWEDVKNNRPQFLQSQIPSKQITPKKVFLIVAPLSLLYNWKDELDTWGHFQYVVVHGLRKEEELARIKKGRTEIALTTFETLRLCLDQFNNTDWSAVIVDEAHKIKNPSSQITQAMKELKCKIRIGLTGTILQNNLEELWCVMDWAVPGCLGSLGHFKNIFSEPIEQGQRFSATKRALATGRKTVRALVRKISHWFLRRTKALIKEQLPKKDDRVVYCSLTDFQQNVYQTVLDTEDVMLLLRSSEKCDCQSGSTRRRCCYKRNSEGVQIKELYFTYLAILRKVANHVALLQSSAGTSKKQEKYLSAICQMVFQKFPDFVQRCKDEAFEALSDPVYSGKMKVLQKLLKYYLQKRDKVLLFSLSTKLLDVLEHYCMAEGLDYRRLDGTTKSKERVQIVKEFNRSSHINLCLVSTMAGGLGLNFVGANVVVLFDPTWNPANDLQAIDRAYRIGQCRDVTILRLISLGTIEEIIYLRQVYKQQLQCSVFGKECSRRYFEAVQGHSVHKGELFGIKNLFHLQTQGTCLTRKIVEREGRMEAGVMTSSTHTDEEKEENRKGVSEPGHSAPTAGLSPNDEPIKETRNPSNVCKGVLDFSSGSEGDEDEHKLKRKAKVNDITAGNGPGQMSLLQHGFSTFLERVKETAVSGEEDDSPNTGESHFDTDAEDHGKLRKTECTSTGDINKSSSEVTEAVCLPKLGTKALDVCSASDREGQRNGSGGRQGGAFQSKERTDKFSRDKKSNKFKTAAPTIHCFEGYSDESEDFDLEESKSVLKKGTLHPPSTGKDRERGTLDSNRKRQSLSVRDKARAKYTEAIEAYTSSEDECAPVKKARSSGSHLTSLQTQQSRHDMPKDGERVATKDRTERQKRDGGTPKAVIFTNLKSETSPTPKGNKQQGKEGSIDSLLGGVQEVVSVHSNHRVVGGSKAEDLISIAAMRDVFERKMYSQLPANHLLGTQESLSESPPDETVRVERPSVAHPVSFTSKSVHRTRHSTIIIGETPHAIRRQQLEEMAEKFQFRSVHQFVTEILKSSSTQRLAWLRQYYTSLNHPGLANAVTKNFPQSDSRQITLAATSSRSTVKAATKSHTQTGTPQKDVPKAAKKPNCSLKNLQNDVPEPPTSPENPLNDVREPQKKQKISQKNVGEPVSDGPCTDSEEQEETLRTARGHRRTKRDSVSTPGAGCSAAGGLGSRKTAACLSRADRETLSSPDLSHGRSAMLSKPTAQGREREQKSASRTKHTFNGNGESCQTPPAPQQTPSTSSNRSFLKDLIGDTSILDDLFKPKPKRVQQRSTPKTPPISVSANTGPTTPSSEITPYTDSTPEGLLGSLSGLSSHTPSTLQVNTQVQPSKGGCKDFWDILNEGNEERINRLTDPAEVQRVCVNTNLSARNRSREDTKNLWKANEKFLWRK
- the ercc6l2 gene encoding DNA excision repair protein ERCC-6-like 2 isoform X2 encodes the protein MDSPSAAGKATWHDGDRCLAPNPRDGILQEAKIQRLTSTVHSTETTAWVIFTDHNNDEEEEEEVAVPISKLVRADLNCFTQEKPLFPNSIPDRRLCVPLRLSDVNEDKVPYTINRYLRDYQREGIRFIYSNYIRASGCILGDDMGLGKTVQVIGFLAAMLHKTGTWEDVKNNRPQFLQSQIPSKQITPKKVFLIVAPLSLLYNWKDELDTWGHFQYVVVHGLRKEEELARIKKGRTEIALTTFETLRLCLDQFNNTDWSAVIVDEAHKIKNPSSQITQAMKELKCKIRIGLTGTILQNNLEELWAVPGCLGSLGHFKNIFSEPIEQGQRFSATKRALATGRKTVRALVRKISHWFLRRTKALIKEQLPKKDDRVVYCSLTDFQQNVYQTVLDTEDVMLLLRSSEKCDCQSGSTRRRCCYKRNSEGVQIKELYFTYLAILRKVANHVALLQSSAGTSKKQEKYLSAICQMVFQKFPDFVQRCKDEAFEALSDPVYSGKMKVLQKLLKYYLQKRDKVLLFSLSTKLLDVLEHYCMAEGLDYRRLDGTTKSKERVQIVKEFNRSSHINLCLVSTMAGGLGLNFVGANVVVLFDPTWNPANDLQAIDRAYRIGQCRDVTILRLISLGTIEEIIYLRQVYKQQLQCSVFGKECSRRYFEAVQGHSVHKGELFGIKNLFHLQTQGTCLTRKIVEREGRMEAGVMTSSTHTDEEKEENRKGVSEPGHSAPTAGLSPNDEPIKETRNPSNVCKGVLDFSSGSEGDEDEHKLKRKAKVNDITAGNGPGQMSLLQHGFSTFLERVKETAVSGEEDDSPNTGESHFDTDAEDHGKLRKTECTSTGDINKSSSEVTEAVCLPKLGTKALDVCSASDREGQRNGSGGRQGGAFQSKERTDKFSRDKKSNKFKTAAPTIHCFEGYSDESEDFDLEESKSVLKKGTLHPPSTGKDRERGTLDSNRKRQSLSVRDKARAKYTEAIEAYTSSEDECAPVKKARSSGSHLTSLQTQQSRHDMPKDGERVATKDRTERQKRDGGTPKAVIFTNLKSETSPTPKGNKQQGKEGSIDSLLGGVQEVVSVHSNHRVVGGSKAEDLISIAAMRDVFERKMYSQLPANHLLGTQESLSESPPDETVRVERPSVAHPVSFTSKSVHRTRHSTIIIGETPHAIRRQQLEEMAEKFQFRSVHQFVTEILKSSSTQRLAWLRQYYTSLNHPGLANAVTKNFPQSDSRQITLAATSSRSTVKAATKSHTQTGTPQKDVPKAAKKPNCSLKNLQNDVPEPPTSPENPLNDVREPQKKQKISQKNVGEPVSDGPCTDSEEQEETLRTARGHRRTKRDSVSTPGAGCSAAGGLGSRKTAACLSRADRETLSSPDLSHGRSAMLSKPTAQGREREQKSASRTKHTFNGNGESCQTPPAPQQTPSTSSNRSFLKDLIGDTSILDDLFKPKPKRVQQRSTPKTPPISVSANTGPTTPSSEITPYTDSTPEGLLGSLSGLSSHTPSTLQVNTQVQPSKGGCKDFWDILNEGNEERINRLTDPAEVQRVCVNTNLSARNRSREDTKNLWKANEKFLWRK